In Bacillus sp. SB49, a single window of DNA contains:
- a CDS encoding DoxX family protein produces the protein MINDLLRNNKVAAGVLTFVRLYLGYVWLTSGIGKLTGGFEVQGFLQGAIGKAEGAHPAVQSWWAVFLEQVALPNHELFAFLVMWGEVLVGLALILGLFTNLAALGGIMMNFSFLLSGTTSTNPQMAILTIFLLVAGANAGRYGLDRWVLPYLMKKTEQKRHKRVLAHT, from the coding sequence ATGATTAATGATCTTTTGCGGAATAACAAGGTTGCTGCTGGTGTGTTGACGTTCGTACGGTTGTATCTTGGGTATGTGTGGCTGACTTCCGGTATTGGAAAATTAACAGGAGGCTTCGAAGTTCAGGGGTTTCTGCAAGGGGCGATCGGCAAAGCGGAAGGGGCGCATCCAGCTGTCCAAAGCTGGTGGGCCGTATTTCTTGAACAAGTGGCACTTCCAAACCACGAATTGTTCGCCTTCCTCGTCATGTGGGGCGAAGTTCTCGTAGGTCTGGCATTGATACTCGGCTTATTTACGAACCTTGCCGCTCTTGGCGGAATCATGATGAACTTCAGCTTCCTGTTAAGCGGAACGACAAGCACCAATCCGCAAATGGCGATATTAACCATATTCCTCCTCGTCGCAGGTGCGAACGCAGGACGTTACGGCCTCGACCGCTGGGTGCTTCCATATTTGATGAAGAAAACAGAACAGAAGCGGCATAAACGAGTGCTTGCTCATACGTAA
- a CDS encoding peptide MFS transporter, whose product MEGIIVQATIDNAPKQGNGKHPPGLFLLFITEMWERYSYYGIRSFLVLYLTAELVSGGLGMSDSQALVLYGNYIGLVYLTPMIGGWLTDKFMGLRTGITIGGITMALGDFTLFLVQEQWGLYLGLLLLIIGNGFFKPNISTLVGELYDKNDSRKDSAFTIFYMGINLGAFFSPLIAGLLYQDIFYSTVNGVEHFGFKFAFLASSLGMIIGQVLFNALSKKYLGDIGTKPARTKAAPVKKEKAKPLTKQEKQRTLVILILAVFVIMFWVGFEQAGASFTLYTRDFIDRTIFGYEIPVSWFQSLNPLFILLFAPVVSAIWLKLTKTKRGDFSVPTKMAFGLILLGLGFMVLIPAVMATGSDPDNVTMKVSAGFMVITYLLHTIGELCLSPIGLSMVTKMSPVKFASVLMGVWFLSNAASNKLAGVVASWTTEAGYLEIYVYIGLAAIVLGFILLALTKQIQKLMNLEELEKEDQMKTA is encoded by the coding sequence ATGGAGGGAATAATAGTGCAGGCAACTATTGATAACGCACCGAAACAAGGTAATGGAAAACATCCGCCTGGTTTATTCCTGCTCTTCATTACGGAAATGTGGGAACGCTACAGTTATTACGGCATTCGTTCCTTCCTTGTTCTATACTTGACGGCTGAGCTGGTAAGCGGCGGTCTTGGAATGAGTGACAGCCAAGCGCTTGTTCTTTATGGTAACTATATCGGTCTCGTTTACTTGACTCCGATGATCGGCGGCTGGCTGACGGACAAGTTCATGGGATTGCGGACAGGGATCACCATTGGTGGTATTACAATGGCCCTTGGTGACTTTACGCTGTTCCTCGTGCAAGAGCAATGGGGATTATACTTAGGATTGCTTCTATTAATTATAGGTAACGGTTTCTTTAAACCGAATATTTCCACCCTCGTGGGTGAGCTCTATGATAAGAATGATTCAAGGAAAGACTCTGCATTCACCATCTTCTATATGGGAATCAATCTTGGTGCTTTCTTCTCACCATTGATTGCGGGTCTCCTTTATCAGGATATTTTTTACTCCACCGTAAATGGAGTAGAGCACTTCGGTTTCAAATTCGCATTCCTTGCATCTTCTCTCGGTATGATCATCGGTCAGGTTCTTTTTAATGCACTTTCTAAGAAATACTTGGGTGATATCGGTACGAAGCCTGCCCGTACGAAGGCGGCTCCCGTAAAGAAAGAGAAGGCGAAGCCGCTTACGAAACAAGAGAAACAGCGGACGTTGGTCATATTGATTCTCGCTGTGTTTGTCATCATGTTCTGGGTAGGATTCGAACAGGCAGGTGCATCGTTCACGTTATACACACGAGATTTCATCGACCGTACCATTTTCGGTTATGAAATTCCTGTATCCTGGTTCCAGTCTTTGAACCCGCTGTTCATCCTGCTGTTTGCTCCAGTCGTGTCAGCTATATGGTTGAAACTGACGAAAACGAAGCGTGGGGATTTCAGTGTACCGACAAAAATGGCGTTCGGCCTCATTCTGTTAGGACTTGGTTTCATGGTCTTGATCCCTGCAGTAATGGCCACAGGCAGTGATCCGGATAATGTAACGATGAAAGTAAGCGCTGGCTTCATGGTGATCACATACCTGCTTCATACGATAGGAGAGCTTTGTCTGTCACCAATCGGCTTGTCGATGGTTACGAAAATGTCCCCTGTCAAGTTCGCCTCTGTGTTAATGGGCGTATGGTTCTTAAGTAACGCAGCATCCAACAAGCTTGCCGGTGTCGTTGCATCATGGACGACAGAGGCAGGTTACCTGGAGATCTATGTTTATATCGGTCTGGCTGCCATCGTTCTCGGCTTCATTCTTCTCGCATTGACCAAGCAGATTCAGAAACTGATGAACTTGGAAGAGCTGGAGAAAGAAGATCAAATGAAAACAGCATAA
- the pcp gene encoding pyroglutamyl-peptidase I: MKKLLLTGFEPFLHFPINPTQQIVEELKGSEMNGYRIEGEILPVDFNRSGKEIKKHIDRVQPDAVISLGLAGGRDKVTPERVAVNWNESSEKDNEGNTSEGEKIYSQGPDGIFSTLPVKEMVQVIKKNGFPSEISNTAGTYLCNHVMYQVLYYFRQQNRSTPSGFIHIPASHELAVRHGNLPSWSLEDLAAAVKAAIEVVTYD, encoded by the coding sequence TTGAAAAAACTATTACTAACAGGGTTTGAACCATTTCTCCATTTTCCAATCAATCCCACGCAGCAGATCGTGGAAGAACTTAAAGGAAGCGAGATGAATGGATATAGAATAGAAGGAGAAATCCTTCCTGTAGATTTTAACCGGTCAGGAAAGGAAATAAAGAAGCATATAGACCGCGTTCAACCGGATGCAGTTATTTCCCTCGGTTTGGCAGGAGGACGTGACAAAGTGACCCCGGAGCGAGTCGCTGTCAACTGGAATGAAAGCAGCGAGAAGGACAATGAGGGAAATACATCCGAAGGAGAAAAGATTTATTCTCAGGGTCCGGACGGAATCTTCTCCACGCTTCCAGTGAAAGAGATGGTTCAAGTCATAAAAAAGAACGGTTTTCCGTCGGAAATATCTAACACAGCAGGGACTTACTTATGTAACCATGTGATGTACCAGGTGCTCTATTATTTCCGACAACAGAATCGAAGTACACCATCAGGATTCATACATATTCCCGCGTCACATGAATTAGCCGTTCGACACGGAAATCTCCCGAGCTGGTCTCTGGAAGACTTGGCAGCAGCGGTAAAAGCTGCGATTGAAGTAGTAACTTATGATTAA
- a CDS encoding aldo/keto reductase produces MDKSIRLGKSDLHINPIGLGTNAVGGHNLYPNLDEEQGKDVVRTAINQGMNFLDTAFIYGPERSEELVGQVMKEYKREDIVLATKGAHEFKGDDVVINNRPEFLKQAVEGSLKRLDTDYIDLFYIHFPDEDTPKDEAVGMLKDLKDQGKIRSIGVSNFSVEQLKEANKDGYVDVIQGEYNLFKREAEKDMLPYTADNQISFVPYFPFASGLLAGKYDENTTFNDLRAKDPLFQGEAFKQNLAKVEQLRPIAEQKGVEIPHIVLAWYLNQPSIDAVIPGAKRASQVIDNLKTLEVSLTDDDISKIDHIFS; encoded by the coding sequence ATGGACAAATCTATCCGTTTAGGTAAATCTGACTTGCACATCAATCCGATCGGCCTTGGAACGAATGCTGTCGGCGGACATAACCTCTACCCGAACCTTGATGAAGAGCAGGGGAAGGATGTCGTCCGTACAGCGATTAACCAAGGGATGAACTTCCTTGATACAGCCTTCATTTATGGGCCGGAGCGTTCAGAAGAGCTTGTCGGGCAGGTCATGAAAGAATACAAGCGTGAAGACATCGTCCTTGCGACAAAAGGCGCCCACGAATTCAAAGGGGACGATGTGGTCATAAACAACCGGCCTGAATTTCTAAAACAAGCGGTCGAAGGAAGCTTGAAGCGTCTGGATACCGATTATATCGACCTCTTCTACATTCACTTCCCTGATGAAGATACACCGAAGGATGAAGCAGTCGGTATGTTGAAAGATTTGAAAGATCAAGGGAAAATCCGCTCGATCGGAGTTTCCAACTTCTCTGTCGAACAACTGAAAGAAGCCAATAAAGACGGCTATGTTGACGTCATTCAGGGTGAATACAACCTGTTTAAACGCGAAGCTGAAAAGGATATGCTGCCTTACACAGCAGACAACCAAATTTCCTTTGTGCCGTATTTCCCATTCGCATCCGGACTGCTTGCAGGTAAGTATGATGAAAATACGACATTCAATGACCTGCGTGCGAAGGATCCGCTTTTCCAGGGAGAAGCATTTAAACAGAACCTCGCCAAGGTTGAGCAGCTCCGCCCGATCGCTGAGCAGAAGGGTGTGGAAATTCCACATATTGTTCTCGCCTGGTATTTGAATCAGCCGTCCATCGACGCCGTTATACCTGGTGCAAAACGTGCATCCCAGGTCATTGATAACTTGAAGACGTTGGAAGTCTCCTTGACGGATGATGATATTTCCAAGATCGATCATATATTTTCATAA
- a CDS encoding sensor domain-containing diguanylate cyclase gives MQELLIYICLYLLPAGMMFHLALDVWGRNRRSTEHILLGSYIFLYGTLFFFEFIRNQVDISYSPFITTYLFGNAGLLLLSLSLHFIFKVTHLYKRMAAYLYPWIFYVPAVPVLLTLLLQTNLTNSAAFEHVGLFHYPEYNTEYLMTMTIGNVFHFGIVLLLVYLYKTARVPVQKRVLKTLMIVAGLVLIWDVIFGYLEIRGFLPPYPYIYGGIIWAFALNIAMKKFDFLASYSRRFSILYDLNPSSILLIDRKGRIDSANPATNKLLRYVKLTGHNLTDSLAESFKEATMSALDEAFETGGKFSGLESKIVTADGRERFVLIDGDFLLIDQRIYLMLIIRDIHMMKEARSTAEFLAYHDPLTKLPNRRRFYEKAEGALVGKENMALLVFDLDGFKTINDTYGHQVGDDFLVHIADSLTEFIPPDGFAARVGGDEFYGMIHYENREELESRVTFLTKEIRQRVFHYGTIDIPVRFSLGISCFPEHGDELEVLIAKADEAMYVVKQERRNGHSFWSSRTGVTSPSK, from the coding sequence ATGCAGGAACTATTGATCTATATCTGCCTATATCTTCTGCCCGCAGGAATGATGTTCCATTTAGCTCTCGATGTATGGGGGAGGAACCGGAGAAGCACCGAACATATCCTTCTCGGAAGCTACATTTTCTTATACGGAACATTGTTCTTCTTCGAATTCATCCGCAACCAGGTCGATATTTCCTACAGTCCATTCATCACCACTTACCTGTTCGGAAACGCAGGTCTGCTTCTATTATCGCTATCTCTTCATTTTATCTTCAAAGTTACCCACCTTTATAAACGAATGGCTGCTTATTTGTATCCTTGGATCTTTTACGTCCCTGCCGTCCCGGTGCTTCTGACCCTGCTGCTGCAGACGAATCTGACGAATAGTGCGGCATTTGAACACGTCGGTTTGTTCCACTACCCTGAGTACAATACGGAATACCTGATGACGATGACCATCGGGAACGTCTTTCACTTCGGTATTGTACTCCTGCTCGTGTACCTCTATAAAACAGCCAGGGTACCTGTTCAAAAACGTGTATTGAAAACGTTGATGATCGTAGCCGGACTTGTTCTTATCTGGGATGTCATCTTCGGCTATTTGGAGATCCGAGGCTTCCTGCCGCCGTATCCATATATCTATGGCGGTATTATCTGGGCTTTTGCATTAAATATTGCCATGAAAAAGTTCGATTTCCTTGCTTCATACAGTAGAAGATTCTCCATCTTATATGATCTAAATCCCTCGTCCATCCTTTTAATAGATAGAAAGGGAAGGATCGACAGTGCGAATCCGGCGACGAACAAACTGCTCCGCTATGTAAAACTTACCGGACACAATCTGACCGATTCCCTTGCTGAATCCTTCAAGGAGGCGACAATGTCCGCCTTGGATGAGGCTTTTGAGACGGGAGGGAAATTCTCCGGACTCGAATCTAAAATCGTCACGGCCGATGGCCGGGAACGATTCGTTCTTATCGACGGTGATTTCCTGCTGATCGACCAGCGTATCTATCTGATGCTTATCATACGGGATATCCATATGATGAAAGAAGCCCGATCTACCGCCGAGTTTCTCGCCTACCATGATCCGCTCACAAAACTCCCGAACCGCCGCCGATTTTATGAGAAAGCAGAGGGAGCGCTCGTAGGGAAAGAAAATATGGCCCTTCTCGTATTCGATCTGGACGGATTTAAAACCATTAATGATACTTACGGCCACCAAGTAGGCGATGATTTTCTCGTTCATATCGCCGACAGCCTGACAGAATTCATCCCACCAGACGGATTTGCTGCCCGCGTCGGCGGTGATGAATTTTACGGAATGATTCATTATGAAAATCGCGAAGAATTGGAGTCGAGAGTTACCTTCTTGACGAAAGAAATAAGACAGCGCGTCTTTCACTATGGAACCATAGACATTCCTGTACGCTTCAGTCTCGGCATCAGCTGCTTTCCGGAGCATGGAGATGAGTTGGAAGTGTTGATAGCGAAGGCGGACGAGGCGATGTACGTGGTTAAGCAGGAAAGACGAAATGGACACAGCTTCTGGTCGAGCCGGACGGGGGTTACAAGCCCCTCTAAATAG
- a CDS encoding Ger(x)C family spore germination protein, which produces MKTTYRLLSILLAFIVLAGCWDNKDIEELSFILGAAFDKSEDEENPIEYTGQLATLQNENVGPSNLPPFHNFTLTGDSIHEIIRELAMEEPNPLYTNHLKVIILQENLLEDYPMSSILNQVTRDNVSRMSPRMFLTRESGKEVLSVEGNADIPSTYLRELTNNHTRTTGLLPSVRLGDAVTYLSTKSSFLMPNVELVNSDIKLNGAGIIKGKTQKYAGHLDQSDVEGVNWIKGQATGGVVKMKNDDGVVTVYELQTLDTKVIPKWSGGTLSFQVNVTSSGWITEDWSQEGDSFESAQLEKVEKETSKEVTRMMEDVMKKLQEEYAADVVGFHERFRIAYPKEWERVKGEWDELFAEADVTFDVDITVTGFGSEGTK; this is translated from the coding sequence ATGAAGACCACCTATCGTCTTTTGTCTATACTTCTAGCTTTCATTGTGCTGGCTGGGTGCTGGGATAACAAAGATATTGAAGAGCTGTCATTCATTCTTGGAGCTGCTTTCGATAAATCCGAAGATGAAGAGAATCCGATTGAATACACCGGCCAACTGGCAACTTTACAAAATGAAAACGTCGGTCCTTCCAATTTGCCGCCCTTTCATAATTTCACGTTAACAGGAGATTCCATACACGAGATTATCCGTGAATTAGCCATGGAAGAACCGAATCCTTTATATACAAACCATCTAAAGGTCATCATCCTGCAGGAAAACCTGCTTGAGGATTACCCGATGTCATCGATTCTTAACCAAGTGACGAGGGATAACGTTTCCAGGATGAGTCCGCGGATGTTCCTGACCAGGGAGTCGGGGAAAGAGGTATTGTCTGTGGAAGGGAATGCAGATATACCAAGTACTTATCTAAGGGAATTGACGAACAACCATACGCGGACGACCGGGCTTCTTCCTTCGGTCCGTCTTGGTGATGCCGTCACTTACTTGTCAACAAAATCCAGTTTCCTAATGCCGAATGTAGAACTTGTGAACAGTGATATCAAGCTGAATGGAGCAGGTATTATTAAAGGAAAGACACAGAAGTACGCAGGCCATCTCGATCAGTCGGATGTGGAAGGTGTGAATTGGATTAAAGGACAGGCAACCGGCGGGGTTGTAAAGATGAAAAATGACGATGGGGTCGTCACCGTGTACGAGCTTCAGACGTTGGATACGAAGGTAATACCTAAATGGAGCGGTGGAACACTCTCCTTCCAGGTGAACGTTACCTCATCCGGTTGGATCACCGAAGATTGGTCGCAGGAAGGAGACTCTTTCGAATCTGCCCAGCTTGAAAAAGTAGAAAAGGAGACCTCTAAAGAAGTGACCAGGATGATGGAAGATGTGATGAAGAAGCTTCAGGAGGAATACGCAGCGGATGTTGTCGGTTTCCACGAACGTTTCCGGATTGCCTATCCGAAAGAATGGGAACGGGTAAAAGGAGAATGGGATGAGCTGTTCGCAGAAGCGGATGTCACGTTCGATGTAGATATTACTGTAACTGGATTCGGTTCAGAGGGGACGAAGTAG
- a CDS encoding GerAB/ArcD/ProY family transporter, with product MNTGSDKLTTPQTIALLGSMLVAVGIFTLPRALAEKVNTPDVWIPILIGGGITLGAGFLIIVLSLRFPEKHFFQYNQIITGRFIGTLISLLFISYTITLAAYEIRAMAELTQFYLLEDTPLSVIMISMLLVGIYLSVGGINPIARMFEFLYPVSIFFFLMIILLGLKIFHIDNLRPVLGQGIGPVLEGISPTLLTFSGVEFMLVWIALMKMPKKAFQVVGWGVGVTVLLYLVTVVVVVGALSIDRTKIDTWPTFSLIQQYEYTGVFFERFDAVFLVVWLIQIFATYIACHYIAATGLAFTFKTKYKKVCYLLLPVVYLIALIPEDYNQMAVMGDYIGYSSIVFSMAIPALLLGIAVIRKQKGSG from the coding sequence ATGAATACAGGTTCAGATAAATTAACGACACCTCAGACTATTGCGCTGCTCGGCTCGATGCTTGTTGCTGTCGGTATTTTCACGCTGCCCCGGGCATTGGCGGAGAAAGTGAATACGCCGGATGTGTGGATACCGATCTTGATTGGTGGAGGTATTACTCTGGGCGCCGGATTTTTGATCATTGTCCTCAGTCTGCGTTTTCCAGAAAAGCATTTCTTTCAGTACAATCAAATCATTACGGGCAGGTTCATCGGAACACTCATCAGTCTTTTATTTATTTCCTATACGATTACTCTGGCTGCTTATGAAATCCGTGCGATGGCGGAGCTTACTCAATTTTACCTACTCGAGGATACGCCGCTTTCTGTCATTATGATCAGCATGCTGCTTGTCGGTATTTATTTGTCGGTCGGAGGAATCAATCCCATTGCGCGGATGTTCGAGTTTCTCTATCCTGTATCCATTTTCTTCTTTCTTATGATCATCTTGCTCGGTCTGAAGATATTCCATATCGACAACTTACGCCCTGTTCTCGGACAGGGAATCGGTCCTGTTCTGGAAGGTATATCCCCGACGCTGTTGACGTTCAGCGGTGTGGAATTCATGCTCGTTTGGATTGCTCTCATGAAGATGCCGAAGAAAGCGTTCCAGGTCGTCGGCTGGGGTGTCGGCGTGACGGTTCTTCTTTATTTAGTCACGGTCGTCGTCGTTGTCGGTGCGCTGTCTATCGATCGAACAAAAATCGATACATGGCCCACGTTCTCTTTAATTCAGCAGTACGAATATACAGGGGTGTTCTTCGAGCGATTCGACGCCGTCTTTCTGGTCGTCTGGTTGATTCAAATCTTTGCGACGTATATCGCCTGTCACTATATAGCCGCAACCGGCCTGGCATTCACATTTAAAACCAAATATAAGAAGGTTTGCTATCTTCTGCTCCCGGTCGTTTATTTGATTGCGCTGATTCCGGAAGATTATAATCAGATGGCTGTGATGGGGGATTACATCGGCTATTCGAGCATTGTTTTCTCGATGGCTATTCCAGCTTTACTTTTGGGGATTGCTGTTATCAGAAAGCAGAAGGGAAGCGGATGA
- a CDS encoding spore germination protein: MESVLAFLTRTDVYVGIVVLILFPVFATKAAHGIVDLRRKARGTRTTYEKEQEREPIGDLLKENKKKIDDRIGMNADITTRNFKLGEDGPSSALIHIDGLVNVEEINNFVLKPLMSDGAGKRKHWRKDALKQHLIDHVISVAGIKEVEDIESGIKGVMTGSALLLVDGVEVGIVLDVKGWKSRAIEEPPTEALVRGPRIGFIENIRDNTSILRRLTNDPNLTILNFEIGDRSKKDLAIVYIKDIANEELLQEVIQRVKNIDIDDALESGYIEQLIEDNYLSIFPQVQATERPDRVMGGLLEGRISILLDGTPYALIVPATFAMMIQSPEDYYERWIPMSLIRMLRYFAAILSIFLPSFYVAFISFHQGMIPTELALAIASTRIGVPFPTIIEALLMELAIEMLREAGLRLPRPVGQTIGLVGAIIIGEAAVQAGLVSPIMVIVVATTAIASFVSPQYGMGVALRVLRFVAMFFAAFLGLYGIILFFLLLCIHVVKLRSFGVPYVTPATIYNWSDLKDFIFRLPLFVMKQRPKEFFPKERTRRKF, translated from the coding sequence ATGGAATCTGTGTTAGCGTTCCTTACAAGGACGGATGTGTATGTAGGTATCGTTGTCTTGATTCTGTTTCCGGTTTTTGCGACGAAAGCGGCCCATGGTATTGTCGACTTGCGGCGAAAGGCACGAGGGACTAGGACAACGTACGAGAAAGAACAGGAGAGAGAACCAATTGGAGACCTTCTTAAAGAGAATAAAAAGAAAATAGATGACCGGATCGGGATGAATGCAGACATTACAACACGTAACTTCAAGCTAGGGGAAGACGGCCCATCTAGTGCCCTTATCCATATCGACGGTCTTGTGAACGTGGAGGAAATCAATAATTTTGTTTTGAAACCGCTGATGTCAGATGGTGCAGGTAAGCGGAAGCATTGGAGAAAAGATGCGTTGAAGCAGCATCTGATTGACCACGTGATCAGTGTAGCCGGGATTAAAGAAGTGGAAGATATCGAGAGCGGCATCAAGGGAGTCATGACCGGGTCGGCGTTGTTGCTTGTGGACGGGGTGGAGGTCGGGATTGTTCTTGATGTGAAAGGGTGGAAGTCAAGAGCGATTGAAGAGCCGCCCACAGAAGCGCTTGTCCGCGGGCCTCGTATCGGGTTTATCGAAAACATTCGTGACAATACCTCTATCCTGAGGAGACTAACGAATGACCCGAACTTGACTATCCTTAATTTTGAAATAGGCGATCGATCAAAAAAGGATTTGGCTATTGTCTATATTAAAGATATTGCCAATGAAGAGCTGCTTCAGGAAGTCATCCAGCGGGTGAAGAATATCGACATCGATGATGCACTTGAATCGGGTTACATTGAGCAGCTGATTGAAGATAATTATTTATCCATCTTTCCACAGGTGCAGGCGACGGAGCGCCCGGATCGGGTGATGGGAGGTTTACTGGAAGGACGGATCTCTATTCTTCTTGACGGAACACCGTACGCGTTAATCGTGCCGGCGACGTTCGCTATGATGATACAGTCTCCGGAGGATTATTATGAGCGCTGGATTCCAATGTCCCTGATTCGGATGCTGAGATATTTTGCTGCTATCTTAAGCATTTTTCTGCCGTCGTTTTATGTCGCCTTCATTTCCTTTCATCAAGGAATGATTCCGACAGAGCTCGCTCTTGCCATTGCCAGCACGCGGATAGGGGTCCCTTTTCCGACGATCATTGAAGCGCTCTTAATGGAACTTGCTATCGAAATGCTGAGAGAAGCGGGCCTGCGCCTTCCGCGTCCGGTGGGGCAGACGATCGGGCTTGTCGGTGCCATCATCATCGGGGAAGCGGCCGTTCAGGCGGGACTCGTCAGCCCCATTATGGTCATCGTTGTTGCCACGACCGCGATTGCCTCCTTTGTTTCGCCTCAATACGGGATGGGAGTCGCACTTCGGGTGCTGCGCTTTGTTGCCATGTTCTTTGCTGCCTTTCTAGGTTTATATGGGATCATTTTGTTTTTCCTGCTTCTATGTATTCACGTCGTCAAACTGCGGAGCTTCGGTGTACCGTACGTTACACCGGCAACGATTTACAATTGGAGCGATTTGAAAGATTTCATCTTCCGACTGCCCCTGTTCGTTATGAAACAAAGACCGAAGGAGTTTTTTCCAAAAGAGCGGACGCGCCGGAAGTTTTAA
- a CDS encoding ZIP family metal transporter, which produces MWTAAFWGGVAGSAVFIGSLVGLFFTMKKSWIGAIMAFGTGVLIGAASFELLLDSIHEGGLKTTTLGFLGGALLFTIVEFVLARKGGKERKRSRENPQGSSGMAIFFGTIIDAIPESVIIGVSLLEGGGVSWLLVIAIFISNFPEGLSSSVGLKKDGYSNRKILFLWGVVLVLSALSSLTGYVFLEGASDGLIAFIGAFAAGGVIAMVTAAMMPEAYEEGGAAVGFIASVGLLCSLILTHFQ; this is translated from the coding sequence ATGTGGACAGCAGCGTTCTGGGGAGGAGTCGCAGGATCGGCGGTATTTATCGGCTCGCTAGTCGGCCTCTTTTTCACCATGAAGAAGAGTTGGATCGGGGCCATCATGGCATTCGGTACCGGCGTTTTGATCGGTGCTGCTTCGTTTGAACTCCTGCTTGATTCGATTCATGAAGGAGGACTAAAAACAACGACGCTTGGATTTCTCGGCGGAGCCCTGCTGTTTACGATCGTTGAATTTGTCCTTGCAAGAAAAGGCGGGAAAGAGCGTAAGCGTTCCCGTGAGAATCCTCAAGGATCCTCCGGGATGGCGATCTTCTTCGGTACGATCATCGATGCCATTCCAGAGTCCGTCATCATCGGCGTCAGTCTGCTCGAAGGAGGCGGAGTGAGCTGGCTCCTCGTCATCGCCATCTTCATCAGTAATTTTCCAGAGGGCCTCTCTTCCAGCGTCGGATTGAAAAAGGATGGTTACTCTAATCGGAAGATCCTGTTTTTATGGGGGGTCGTCCTCGTGTTATCTGCGCTTAGTTCCCTGACCGGTTATGTTTTTCTTGAAGGTGCCTCGGACGGGCTGATCGCCTTCATCGGAGCGTTCGCGGCCGGAGGGGTCATTGCGATGGTGACGGCTGCCATGATGCCGGAAGCGTATGAGGAAGGCGGCGCTGCCGTCGGTTTTATCGCCTCGGTCGGTTTATTGTGTTCCTTGATTCTCACGCACTTTCAGTAA